From the Eschrichtius robustus isolate mEscRob2 chromosome 3, mEscRob2.pri, whole genome shotgun sequence genome, the window ATCAAGAGCGTAGATTCTATGCACATAGAATACCTAGCCTTTACTGGCATATAATGAGCATTATGTAAATATAAGTTTCTCTTCCGCATTTCCTGACCACCATGAACCCAGCTCTAGTTTCTAGCTACAGGTCTTCACGACAACAACTTAGGAAGAGCacccaaataataaaaaaagaaaaacacaacgtTTGGCCAAACGTATCACTCAAGACTTTAATAAGAATAatgaaggcttccctggtggcgcagcggttgagaatctgcctgctaatgcaggggacacgggttcgagccctggtctgggaagatcccacatgccgcggagcagctgggcccgtgagccacaactactgagcctgcgcgtctggagcctgtgctccgcagcaagagaggccgcgatagtgagaggcccacgcaccgcgatgaagagtggcccccgcttgccgcaactaaagcccttgcacagaaacgaagactcaacacagccaaaagtaaatataaaaataaaaaaaataaaaaaaaaaaaagaataatgagacACCACACTACTTATGTGTAAAAATACAACGTTTATTCTGAGACATTGCCCCTCGGGACGTGTGGCCCCAGCCTGTCGGGAGAAGCAGTCCCAGGGCCTGAGTGACACCATTCCCCTTCCCTAAAATAGGAAGTTATTccaaaggagaaaggagaggccAGAGAGATCTATACAAGTCCTCTCTTCCTTGAGACGCAGGGAGGCAGAGGGTGGGGGAGCTGGGAAGGGAGCCAGTCCCTCCAACAAATACTCCGCATTCAAAGAGTTTCCTGCACATATTCCTCCTAATCTGGAGTTAAGAGGAGCAAGAGGTGTCCCAGGGCCCAAGAGTAGAACAAGGATGGGTAACTCTAGAAGTGTTTGTATGTAACAGGCTCTGATCTGGCCCTGACCCCTGCCTCTACTCTGGACTTCCATGAAGAGAGGTTCATTGCCTAAGAGGGCAGGAACTTGGCTGGAGTTCTGCCTTCATTCTTCATGTTGAGAAACCGTTAAGTTTGCCTCCTACTCTTTGTTCCCTTTGGCCAATGACCCCACTCTCTGGGAACAGGATCTTGGTGACTTTCTCTGGAATCTCGTAAGGGATAAGTGCTTTGTGTCTGAGACAACCTCAGGTAAACGGACCAAGACGTGCCTCCCACAGTCATGAAGAGAAGCTGGAGGGCCAAAACCTATAAAGTTGGGCACTAAAGCTGCTCAGGCTGCCGAAGAGACAGCGGAGAGACCCTGGAGACAGCTACTGTCCCCTCTGCCCAGTGCTCTGGCCCTAATCACAGTGCCTCACCTTTCCCAGAGTTAGCCTGTGTTTCAAATGCATACGATCGGCGCTGGGGGGACGTAACGGgctcagggagctggggttctCTCGGGGGCAGACTAAACCGACTCCGGGGTCCAGACTCTTCTGTGCCTTCAGCCGGGAGCTCCAGGCAGCTAAGGGGCCGAGGACAATAGGCAGGGATCATGCTATAGGGGGAGGTTTTGGGGATGAGGCTGTAGTCCCCAGCCCCAGTACAGGTCTGGGTCCGCCGAACTGCCTGAGCTTCAGTCCTCTGGCGGTCCCGGGCCAGGGCCACAGCAGCATCAAAGGAAAGACTGCCCCCATTCCTCCAAGAGGAGCGGGAGGCTCGGGACCCCCAGGCCCATTCCCCAGGAGTTCCATCAAGCCGGCCAGGCCTTGGGCATGGGTTTGCTGGTGCCACGTGGATCTTGCCACACATTGCACTGGGCATCTTGGCAAACTGTGGTTTGGGGGGCACCACAGGCACAGAGCGGACCTGTTGGACCTGAACCAGGGTGGAAGCCAGGCGCATGCTCACACCACCAGCTGAGCCAAGGGGACTGGGCTGCCCCTCAGTATCCATCTCCTCTGGCCGGCGTGGCTGTGGGGCTGCCTGTTCTGTCTCAGAGGACTGGGCATTGCCCTCTTTGGCACTGTCAACCTCCAGGGACTCTACAGGTGACACTTCAGGGAGGGAGTCCTCTTCTAAATGGTCACCTCCAGCCCTCTGGTCTCCCTCAGCTTCTCCGTCTCCACACTCCCGTTCCTTGCTGACCTCCCCTGCTCCTCCTTCAGCTGCTTCTTCTGGGACTCTGCTATCTTCACCATCTCCTTGGTCTTCTCTTGCCCCTTGGTTCTCATCCCCCCCCTGCCCTTTGACCTCATCTTCTCTGCCTCCTTCAGCCTCTTGTTTGTGTACAACTTCCCAGCTCTCTTCAGCAGTTTGGTTTTCCTGGGCCCCATCCTCTGGGTCCCTCCCGGCTTCTCCCTGGGCTTCATCTCCTTCCTCAGCCTCTTCTTCTCGCTcagtctttctttccttcccctggTCTTTACCCTGCTCCCCTCCTGTTTCCTCCACACCCTTAGCTTCCTCCATACTCTCATCCTCCTGCTGACCTTTGGACTCCTCTCCCTTGgcctctgtctcctctctctcttccccgcATCTTTCGCTCAAACTGTCAATCACCTTTTGGCTTCCCTCAGCCTCCACTCCGTCCTCACTGGCCTCTGCACCCTCCACTTCACTCTCTGGgctcccctcagcctcctcccTGATGTCCCCTCTACTTCCAGGCTCAGCCTCCTTGTCCTCCTCAACTTCCCAGAACACCTGTTCTCCGTCAGCCTGTCCTAGAGCCTCCTGTCTTCCAGACCCTGTTCCCTTTTCCTCTAGACTGCCTGAACCCTCCCAGGTCGGGAGTTCGGGCCCCAAAAGGGGACTTAGGTCATCATAGGCACTCAGGAAGACTTCCTCCCCACTTTCCTCCTCTGCTTCAGGCCTGGAGCCAGGAGAGTCCAGGGAACAGCAGGTGGGAGCCAGGACAAACTGCGCCTCATCCAGAGACAGGTCATCCAGGGGTGGCTCCACAGAGAACTCCTCCACCTGTAAGCACAGCATCGTGGCTCAGGACCAGGTGGCCCTGTCCACCCTCTGGATTCCTTAGCACCCCCAAACCCAGCACAGCGCCTCCTTACCTGAGGCCCAACTCCCAGGAGCTCCTCCAGGTAGCCCATCCCAGGGTCGTCCTCCCCAGGGGAGAAGGCTGCTCCTGCTGGTCCTGCCTTGGCCACCTCCCcatccaccacccccacccactcGGCCTCTGAGCTGCTTGAGTCCTCTAGGAAGGAGAAGGAATCCTGCACCTCCTGGGACAGGCAGTCCTCCAGGGCAGGGGTCATGTCCGCTGGGCCTGAGTCAGCCAGGGGACCTGGGGCTGGACTTGCCTCCAACTTCTCATCTGTTGGGAGAAAGGTAGTCCCAGGAATACAAAGGTCAAGACCAGCCCTGACCCTTTCCAATGTGAGTCTTCCTAGCATTGCTACAGTATGGGCCCAACATTCCCAGCATAGATACTCCATGTGGCCGATCCTCTCAGACCAATATCCCTAACTATTGGCTATAGCCACCTTTATTGAGCTCCTACcaggtgccaagcactgtgctatacattttataatgcattatcttattttctCCATAAAACAACCCTATAATGTAGGGTATTTAcccccattttatacatgaggaaagtGAGACTCAGAGAGAATTGTCCACGGTCACACAAACAAtgagtggcacagccaaaatttgAATCCAAGACTACTTAACTCTATAGCCCTTATCCTTACCCAGTACCCAGTGCTGCCTCAGTACTTCTCATTATTGACACTTCAGCAACTGGAGTCAGAGCAAAgatcagatcccagctctgccacctcctaCCAAATTGCTTAACCTAAGTCTCAGGTTCCACTGCTGTAATATAAGGATAACAACAATACCTGTGTCAACATTATGAGAAAATGAAATGAGCTAATGCCTTCAAAGTCCTTAACAAAGCACATCATAAactctcaacaaatgttagctattagtattaatattattattattaccaacaTCTATGATATATTCCCACTTTGTACTTAGTAATCCCTGCTGTATATATCTGACACAGATCCCCATTCTTGGGTATATCAGTGATCTAAGTCTGCCAGAGATCCTCTCTGCAAGAATTTCACACAACCTGATAATATTACTGGATTCCCCCAATCTTGAATCCGGGGAGGCAGCTAAAGATAACCACCCAAAGCCCAGAGCAGATTCCACAGCATCGGAGCCTCAGCCTAGCGTTCTagtcccctctcccagccctgggcaATCCTTGAATCCTCACCTGGGGGGCCAGGGCCAAGGCCAGGGCCAGAGCCAGGGCCAGAGCCAGGGCCAGAGGCAGGGCTTGGCCGGGGCTGTAGGGTGGGGTACTCAAGACCACGGGCAAACCCGGCCAAGGAGACGTTAGAGATGATGCCTGGGGATATGTTGAGCATAGAACTGATGTGTGGTGGGAGGTTGACATCATAGGGCTCTGAGATGTGGACGCCGGCACGGCGCTGTGCATGGCTGCTGCCCCCAGCACGGATTGCTGACCGCCCAGGTCGTGGTGTGCCGGGCTCAGAGCTCGTGCCTCCCAGTGCCTCCGTCTCAGGCTCCTGTTCACTCTCTGCTGCATCCACAGAATCATTCTCCAAGCTCGCCAGCAGCAGTGGGACTGGCCGAGGACTGCTGCGTCCcaccagcccctctggctctgtggaggagagagaggtagGCAACAGCCTCTGCAAGGGGACTGGACACCTCAGAAAGGCTCTGGAGAGTGCCCTCTGTTTTCTCTAGCCTGGAAGACACCAGGCCCAGCTTCCCTTAGCCGCTACTGCAAACCTTACACAGCCAGCAGGTCAGAGGTCACCCCACCAACATCTACTTAGgaacccccttccctccctggagGTACAGTCACTAGCCGTCACTACCCGCACCccaccctgacacacacacacacacaagagtgCACACCTGTACTCACCATCACTGACCCCAGCCACGGCACTCAGTGAGTCCATGCTCTTGGCTGGCCGCAGACTCCCCTTATCAGATTTGTCCTCTGCAAGACAGGGACGTGCGTAgagccagggcctggcacacccTCAGCAGAGCTCCCCCTACATCTCCCCAGACTTACCCCTGTCCTCAGCCCCCCGTGGAAGTTTACGCTTGGTCTCATGGCCAGAACGACCCAGATTGAAGATGGATCTCCACTTCCTGACCTTCAAAGACCCCTTCCTCCTGGAGGGGATGGAGAAATCACTGCAATTGGAGCCTGGTGGCCAGTGCAGGGGAGGAGGGCCCAGGAAGAAGGCCTTACTTGTGCTCTGCAATCTCTATGATAGTGTGATAAGGCCGCATCTGTGGGGGTCCATCACCAGCCTGCAGGATGCTAGGCAGGTGGTAGGGCAGGGATCGAGGCATAAGGTCCTCGGGGCTGCCTGACACCCGGACCCCTGGAAGTGATCGCCATCCACTTTCCACCTCACCACctaggaaaagaagaggaattgGCCAGCCAGGAACAGCGAGAGGGCTATGGGTACCGAGCTCCTCACTGCACCCTCCCACTCACCAACTACCATGCTAGGGATATACCTGGAGGCAGACCCTCTGTGTCTAGCTCCTCAAGAGGGAGTCCTCAGGGCCAAAGGGAGCCAGGAGATCCCAGGACATTGGCCCAGTGGGCCGGGGGTGGGAATGATCCTTCACTAGCCTTGAGAACCAGGATGGATGGTGATTAAGAGGTCAAGTTATGCCCTGGACGGAGAGCAGAAGAGGCCTACTCAAGTCCTGACTGCACCATTCTCTCTGCAGGGTCTTGTCCACGTGACCATAAGCAACAACACTTTATGAGACCCAGTTCTGTCATCTGCAAAGCAGGGAGACTGAACTAGATGATCTTGGAGGCTCTCTATAACTCTGACATGACTCCCAGACAGAGAGTGGTGATTTGGTGAGTTGGAAGGACACTGACCAGAGAGAGCCGCACCCTCAAAGAGCTGGTCCACATGTGTGAGGATGAACTCGACGACAATGGACTGCACCCGCACCTCCATGAAGGCTGCTGTCCCATTGAAGCCTGAGGCCTCTATGTCCTTAGACCTGTGGAGGTGTGGAGTTattctcccccagccccaccacacTTCCCCATTCGAATTCTCCCTAAAAATATCTTATACCCTTTCCCCTGAATGCCATTAACCCCATCTCCACCTCTTAATCTACATGCATGATTCAAGTCTCAAAtggccacttcctccaggaagccttcttggACACCCTCCTCAGGATTAATCTCTACCTCCTCTGCACACCAGGGTGCCTTGTGTATAACGAATCTCAGGACTTCTCATAGTCTGCCTTGCACCACGGGGAGTGACATGCAGCCCACTTCTCCAAGACATTTGCTCAACAAACGTTTGACAAGgatcccccccaccccttcctgctcCAGTCCCTGAGCTAAGTGATGCAGTGTAAGATAACACAAAGGtctgggaatttcctggcagtccagtggttaggactccgtccttccactgcagggggcacgggttcgatctttggtcagggaactaagatcccgcatgccactcAGTgtggacaaaaaagaaaaaaagaaagcacaaaggCTCTGTCCTTAGGGACTTTACTCAAGCTCAGAGAAGGGGCTCACGTGGGTGAGCTCCATCGCACTCAATGTGATCCTGAAACTTCCTGTTCTCACCGGGTGAGACCCCTCTCCAGTGCACCCACACAACCACACCCCATCCTCGAGCAGCTTCCCAGGGGCTAGGCTCTGCCAGGATCCCCACTCACGCACCCACCTCAGCAGGTTGGGGGCCCACACGATGGCCAGGTTGCGGGCGTGCATGTTGGTCTGGGCACTCAATGAGGCCATGTGCACCAAGTGCCGCATGAGGAACTCCAGGGTCCTGCAGAAAGGGGCCGTCATGGGGGTAGAGCTCACAAAGGGAGCACTCAGGCAGAGGCAGGATTGAGGTGTGGGAGCAGGAAGAGAAGTGACAAGTCAAGGCCCCAGGTGGAGAGAGAGGCTGGGCTGAGTGGGGTAAGTCGGGACTCTGGGTGGGAAGGAGTCCCACACACCTGTAGTTTGGGACAGGGAGTTCTCGAAGCACCTCTAGGATCTTGACCAAGCGCTCAGGTTCCAGTTGCACTGCCACAGCCTCCTGGTTGAAATCAAGGAGCAGGAGTCAGTGACCCAGCGCTGCCCCTGCTTCCTCCCCAGAGTTCTGAGCCAAACTCTCAGAAACACTCTGTGCTGCACTCCACTCCATCCCCCAGGTTGAATCTTCGAAGCACACTGACGTAGAATTTGGGTCCCCCAGGACCTGCCGATGAATCTTGGCTATGCCACTtaatagctttgtgaccttgagccacTCACTGCCACTCTCTGCCTTCGCATCCTCATCAGTAGTGCTCTGGTTCTGGAACACATCAGGTTCCACCCTGTGGGTGCCCCAGGGGCCATGGAGTTGATTTCAAGGTGTCCAGGAAGGCCCATGCCCACCCATTCTGTCCTGTATGGGCTGAATGGCATGCCCTGGTATTCAGGGTCTCTAAGTGATGTCATGCTCAATAAAATGCAACTTAATTTAAAAGTGTTACTCAATTCAAGAGAGCGCTTTtgtcatgtattttctttttcaaaagatgTTGAACACACGATCACAGTTCATGGAAGGGCACGCTTGAAAAAATCATTGACTTCCTAAAAGGGTTCTCATTCCCTTAAATGTAGGGAAGCTCCGGTCTAGGTGATTTCCAAGGGCTTTCCATCTTCTGCTCTCTGTCTGACCTCTCCTCTCCCCCAATCTCACCCTGCACTGTGTGCACTTTGCAGGGAAAGGAGGAACAATGAAGAGCAGAGGGACAGGGGAGGGCAGAGGTAGCAGGGCTACGAGACTTGTAAGGGAGGggtcttttcattttcatgtggTCTCTGTCATGCAGGATCCCTAGAACTCGGTCTGGCATTGGACATATCTGGGATGCCAAAACCACAGAGGTCACCCTCAGCcttctcttccccccaccccgctgTCACTCAACTCACAGCAAACTTGTCATAGAGCCGGTAAGTGAGCAGGGGGTCTGGCAGCTCTCTGAAATAGGCCTTGCACAGGGAGGAGACGCAGTGAATGTCCTGAAGGTAAACATCTCGCCGCAGGTCTGGCTTCCGCTCAGCCTCAAACTCCTGCCTGGGGAGGTGCAGAGTGGTCAGGAGTGGTGACGGTCTGGGGAGATGGAGGGACCCTCACCTACATTAAATCTATGATTTGAGGGACCCTCACCTAGGGAGAGCTGTAGAGATGAGCTCCAGGCAGGGTCAAGGGTCAACATGTATGAATCTTGGAAGGAAGAGGTTGGGGCGTGTGTATACGTGAGGCAGCAAGTATAAGGCATTGTGTCTGTCAACGTGCAGAGTGGATGTTGAGATGGGTAAGTGGATAGGTGAATGGATCTATGCATGAACAAGGGTACATATCAGGATGTAGAGTCGGTGTGAGTAGCAATGTAGGGGCATGTAGGAGTCGGTAGAAGTGGAGGAATGAGCCTAAATGTGTGTTTCTGGGTATGTGTAAAGATGGAGCAATGTAACTCTCAGACGGGAACATaagtgtaaatcttcatgaccttggattaggcaacagtttcttggatatgacacacCAAAAGCACAtgcaaccaaaggaaaaaaatagatcaaTTTAACATCAAAATTACAAACTGTTGTGTACCGAAAGACCCTATCAAGGAAatgaagacaacccacagaatgggagaacatatttgcaaatcatagatTTAATAAGTgtctaatatccagaatacataaagaactcttacaactcaaaagacacaaataacctaatttttaaatgagcagagatttgaatagacatttctccaaagatacacaaatggctaataagcacatagAAGGTGTTCGACATAATTaggtattagggaaatgcaaatacagatgaaatatcacttcacacACATTAGGGTggttataatcaaaaagacacacagtaacaagtgttggctgggatgtggagaaattggaaccctcatacattgctggtaggaatgtaaaatgatgcaactcctatagaaaacagtttggcagtttcttaaaaagttagacatagagttaccatatgacccagaagttccactcttaggtatatactcaagagaactgaaaccatatgtccacacaaatacttgtacacaaatgtttatagcagcattaatcataacagccaaaaggtggaa encodes:
- the ARHGAP30 gene encoding rho GTPase-activating protein 30 isoform X1, which produces MKSRQKGKKKGSSKERVFGCDLQEHLQHSGQEVPQVLRSCAEFVEEYGVVDGIYRLSGVSSNIQKLRQEFEAERKPDLRRDVYLQDIHCVSSLCKAYFRELPDPLLTYRLYDKFAEAVAVQLEPERLVKILEVLRELPVPNYRTLEFLMRHLVHMASLSAQTNMHARNLAIVWAPNLLRSKDIEASGFNGTAAFMEVRVQSIVVEFILTHVDQLFEGAALSGGEVESGWRSLPGVRVSGSPEDLMPRSLPYHLPSILQAGDGPPQMRPYHTIIEIAEHKRKGSLKVRKWRSIFNLGRSGHETKRKLPRGAEDREDKSDKGSLRPAKSMDSLSAVAGVSDEPEGLVGRSSPRPVPLLLASLENDSVDAAESEQEPETEALGGTSSEPGTPRPGRSAIRAGGSSHAQRRAGVHISEPYDVNLPPHISSMLNISPGIISNVSLAGFARGLEYPTLQPRPSPASGPGSGPGSGPGLGPGPPDEKLEASPAPGPLADSGPADMTPALEDCLSQEVQDSFSFLEDSSSSEAEWVGVVDGEVAKAGPAGAAFSPGEDDPGMGYLEELLGVGPQVEEFSVEPPLDDLSLDEAQFVLAPTCCSLDSPGSRPEAEEESGEEVFLSAYDDLSPLLGPELPTWEGSGSLEEKGTGSGRQEALGQADGEQVFWEVEEDKEAEPGSRGDIREEAEGSPESEVEGAEASEDGVEAEGSQKVIDSLSERCGEEREETEAKGEESKGQQEDESMEEAKGVEETGGEQGKDQGKERKTEREEEAEEGDEAQGEAGRDPEDGAQENQTAEESWEVVHKQEAEGGREDEVKGQGGDENQGAREDQGDGEDSRVPEEAAEGGAGEVSKERECGDGEAEGDQRAGGDHLEEDSLPEVSPVESLEVDSAKEGNAQSSETEQAAPQPRRPEEMDTEGQPSPLGSAGGVSMRLASTLVQVQQVRSVPVVPPKPQFAKMPSAMCGKIHVAPANPCPRPGRLDGTPGEWAWGSRASRSSWRNGGSLSFDAAVALARDRQRTEAQAVRRTQTCTGAGDYSLIPKTSPYSMIPAYCPRPLSCLELPAEGTEESGPRSRFSLPPREPQLPEPVTSPQRRSYAFETQANSGKGEAL
- the ARHGAP30 gene encoding rho GTPase-activating protein 30 isoform X2, which codes for MKSRQKGKKKGSSKERVFGCDLQEHLQHSGQEVPQVLRSCAEFVEEYGVVDGIYRLSGVSSNIQKLRQEFEAERKPDLRRDVYLQDIHCVSSLCKAYFRELPDPLLTYRLYDKFAEAVAVQLEPERLVKILEVLRELPVPNYRTLEFLMRHLVHMASLSAQTNMHARNLAIVWAPNLLRSKDIEASGFNGTAAFMEVRVQSIVVEFILTHVDQLFEGAALSGGEVESGWRSLPGVRVSGSPEDLMPRSLPYHLPSILQAGDGPPQMRPYHTIIEIAEHKRKGSLKVRKWRSIFNLGRSGHETKRKLPRGAEDREDKSDKGSLRPAKSMDSLSAVAGVSDEPEGLVGRSSPRPVPLLLASLENDSVDAAESEQEPETEALGGTSSEPGTPRPGRSAIRAGGSSHAQRRAGVHISEPYDVNLPPHISSMLNISPGIISNVSLAGFARGLEYPTLQPRPSPASGPGSGPGSGPGLGPGPPDEKLEASPAPGPLADSGPADMTPALEDCLSQEVQDSFSFLEDSSSSEAEWVGVVDGEVAKAGPAGAAFSPGEDDPGMGYLEELLGVGPQVEEFSVEPPLDDLSLDEAQFVLAPTCCSLDSPGSRPEAEEESGEEVFLSAYDDLSPLLGPELPTWEGSGSLEEKGTGSGRQEALGQADGEQVFWEVEEDKEAEPGSRGDIREEAEGTPQPRRPEEMDTEGQPSPLGSAGGVSMRLASTLVQVQQVRSVPVVPPKPQFAKMPSAMCGKIHVAPANPCPRPGRLDGTPGEWAWGSRASRSSWRNGGSLSFDAAVALARDRQRTEAQAVRRTQTCTGAGDYSLIPKTSPYSMIPAYCPRPLSCLELPAEGTEESGPRSRFSLPPREPQLPEPVTSPQRRSYAFETQANSGKGEAL